The Impatiens glandulifera chromosome 8, dImpGla2.1, whole genome shotgun sequence genome includes a window with the following:
- the LOC124912395 gene encoding monothiol glutaredoxin-S2-like, whose protein sequence is MERVTKMAAERPVVIFSKSSCCMSYSVKKLFSDFGVNPIVHELDEIQGGQEIEKALSHLGCDPPYPAVFIGGELVGGASKVMSLHLELSLIPMLKRAGALWV, encoded by the coding sequence ATGGAAAGAGTAACAAAGATGGCGGCAGAAAGGCCGGTGGTGATATTCAGCAAGAGCAGTTGTTGCATGTCATACAGCGTGAAGAAACTCTTCTCCGACTTTGGTGTGAACCCGATTGTTCATGAGCTCGACGAGATTCAAGGTGGTCAGGAGATCGAAAAGGCGCTGTCTCACCTCGGATGCGATCCGCCATATCCGGCAGTGTTCATCGGAGGAGAACTTGTCGGGGGCGCCAGTAAGGTCATGAGTCTCCATCTCGAGCTTTCCTTAATCCCCATGCTTAAACGCGCTGGTGCCCTTTGGGTCTAA